Proteins encoded in a region of the Zea mays cultivar B73 chromosome 4, Zm-B73-REFERENCE-NAM-5.0, whole genome shotgun sequence genome:
- the LOC109945596 gene encoding protein MAIN-LIKE 1-like, translating into MAQFHLLDPHYDEHHRGRLTAEGEVLPVLRVRTHDRFLEEMRYDERYTPLLQRAGLDVLSYQVRRGLPTFNPAALTALVDRWRPETHTFHLPCGEMTVTLEDC; encoded by the exons ATGGCGCAGTTCCACTTGCTGGACCCTCACTACGACGAGCACCACAGGGGCCGTCTCACCGCAGAGGGAGAG GTGTTGCCCGTTCTGCGGGTCCGGACCCACGACCGGTTTCTGGAGGAGATGAGGTACGATGAGAGGTACACTCCTCTCCTACAGAGGGCTGGCTTGGACGTCTTATCGTACCAAGTCCGCCGTGGGCTGCCCACTTTCAACCCAGCGGCGTTGACGGCTCTGGTCGACAG GTGGCGGCCAGAGACTCACACTTTCCACCTTCCCTGCGGTGAGATGACCGTGACGCTTGAAGATTG